The genomic DNA AAGGGCCGTCTTAGCGCCACGAAATATTTTACATATCGAATCCCCACAAATTAATAGCATCATTTCGCAGCTGATAAATCAACAAGAAACTTTGTGGTATCCTAATTTTCGAGCGGCTAGATTTGATTGGTTGGATTTCACTCAGAGGTGAGGCCCCATCCCTAAACTGAAAATCCAGGATTTTTAGGGACTGTTCATTGAAATAATTGTTCAACGCATTTCCCTATTAAGGCTAATAAGCGGATGTTCTTTCTCATATTGCTTGAAGTGCCCATGACACGAAAAAAttttttgcgtaaatatttagcttatcatatgtaaaaaccaattccgatagaagaaaaatttcaaaaaaataaaaacgcgGTTTTTTTgggccctaaagtgctcttaCTTTGTCTTCAAAGTGTCCTGTGGACGGGTAACGagcaagctctaccgagagttgcgatacatcgtactcaaaaaattagaacaaaaaGAAGTTTCGAGTACGAttcagccctacgaaggagaaccgcgtgcatcaaacgaagatttcgacgaagactaacaaagacggtttctcgcctgcggtgttCAGGTCACGATTAGAACATAAAATACCCGTTACTGAATTTTTAGCTGTTGCGTATGTGTTTAGTCAGTGctctagagtttcgttgctgAAGAGAATGTCCTTTGATAAACCAAAAGCTTACTTTTGGGGAAAGAATCAGCTGCATtacgaggcacgatgatttttaaccgagaagtcatcgggtagtttcactgcaagtttctctttcctcagagattgcaaaggcagaggctatcGTCGCGAtcgtcgagccggtcaaacCGAACGGAAAACGGTGAGGttatagtcatctgattcaTCTCAAATGGGGATTTTAATAAAGCAAAATTTCTTTAGTGTTAGTGCAGCATTGCCATACGACCCATTCCGCTCAAaggaaataactgacatcagtattaaaaattaatatttcgtaCTTAGattcgctaccatctaattcaataaaattagtggttctttatttatctcgttgcagtgctgttatcacaATGACACTGCTAAtgttgctacttttagtttcttgagggtAGGGGGGATTTGATAGCTCGTGGGATGGATTTTCAGAGAATCCACGGCCCTttcgagcttgtgtttatgccagtatccgccagaggtttcgTACCGTTCACacaacaggatatcggtcagctcaggaaagaGCTTGAACTTCATTACAAATTatgtatttctgttattaaaatacgatggaaactacattggtaggattttcatacgatgAGAAAAGCGAAAATATGGTCACGTGGAAAGAAAAGGAGCCCATCAgtcttcgcttgcgaaatgtcagtcgaaaagaatgttgaacaatcgtgtacGGTGTGGAAACAGGCCCCTTAATCTGCATTCCTTTTAGgctgaattcattggttatcttcccctgatttgacTAGTGGTATATGTCCGTAACAGgcgtcttcgaagccggtacggAGCATAAGGCCGACGACATTGAAGAGGAAAATCTCCTCGATCtcgacgatcgaaacgcgtccattttggccatacagctacatctctttggaaagtagtgtatagaaatacccgatatatatgtattatttttgtagctaacatcatttggcgctccggccAGGTAATACGTTCGTCCTTCCTTcttgatttctcctttctccaccatagttgccgacgtgACGTCACAATTTTCTACGTCATAGCTATGTAACATGATCGCTTTGGCCGCGCGCTTGACGAGGACAATTTTTACCCGCCAAATCGTGCTTTCAATGCTTAAAAAAATGCtcaaggagaactcgctagACGTTCAGatcgattatttctaattttaaatacagctatcaacagaaaatgcaatgaaaaatatgGTGTCATAGGTATTAAAAGCGCGCCAAAGTTCCGGCTCGTGATATTTTCAGTTTCTATCTTACTTGTATTAGACCTGTACTTGAATATTGTGCTCCTCTTTACCATCATGCACTGCCTGATTATTTAAGCAACGACATAGAACGTCTTCAAAAACGCGCCCTATCTTTAATTTCACCTGGCCTATCACATCTCGACAACCTTTCATTGTTTAAGCTGAACTCACAGAAGGATAGACGTATCATCGAGcaatgtaataaattttttcGAACCAATAGTGTCCAATACCGAGCACAAGCTTCATCATTTTTTACCACCGAAGAACCATATTACTTATAATCTTAGAGATCAACGTCAATTTTATTTAACCCAATAATGCGCACCAAGCGTTTCTCCCAGGCATATTTACCAGCCATGTGTAGACAATAGGTCTGTAtattattcttgtaaataatatgCTCTGgaattataatttataattttagccAGTATCGTATTGTAAATAATCATGCAATTCTGCCTTAGTAAATAATAAAagctatctatctatctagctatctatctatctaaccAATGACCATATGTCCTTTCATGGGACCTATGTATAAAACTCAGGGAGCAGATTTGCTTGTCTGAAAttggaagattttgatcagaaataaaacaatcagTCAAACAATTGTTACAAATTGAGGAAACTAatatttaatgattattaaCCGAAGTTTAACACTGAAAACTCATTTGAAGCCAGTTTGTTCTGAATGGAACTAATGGGCTAACGAGAGGGAAATTGTTTCCCATTTCATTCTCCGGCGGGTGCTTTACCGAGGTAGCCACCTActtcaaatcttttttaaaGCACCGTAATAGTGTCAAACACATTTCATTACAAGAAAAGTCACGGACCTGCCTCGAGATCTTCGAGAGGGTCGTATTCTTGTATCACAAACCGCCATGTTCGGCATCCATTCTTGCCAGGAAAATCAAGAACGCCTCCTCTTAAAAATGACCAAGTATGTCCTCCATGAACCACATAATATTTGCCACAGTGCTCAAAATAAATAGGCGGACTGGGATAACAACCCATTTGTTTCCAACAATCCTCACCAGTGTGGACAGAAAGTTGTGGGTCTTTCTCTAAAATGGCTGATCCACAGAGGCCTACGACTGGGTTGGACAACGCAAACTCGAAAACCTTGAGGTTCCGCGTTTCAGAGGATGTAATTTCACCACTCAAATACATGGTGAACACTCCGCCAGTGGAAAAAGTCCACCACATTGATTCAGTGGCAACACGTTCGTAGGAGGAGTATGGCGGCACAATTTGACAGAATCTCAACCGATTCACGTCGTTTCCTGCCATGCCACACTCCACCCGGACAGGTACGTGTGAATGATTGATGAGTTGGAAGTAATGATGATCTCCCTTGGTTTGAGGTTGAGGGTAGCGGTGAATTATTCCTTTAGGTCCACGTACTGAACCACCTTGAAATAGCTCCACAAGGGTCTCAGGAATTTTTGGCATTCCTAAGCCTTCTCTGAACCCCTCGATAATATTATAACCAGGGAGATGACGGCACTTGCCAAAGTGACAAATGTTTACCACTTTACGTAGGTCATCTTCAGTAATAGATTTACCAGTGTGTGCACCGATTGCGAAGAGAGCGCTCCTTCTCAAGTATTCCTCTTCCGAGAGGAATCCAAGTTTTTCTTGAGCGTCCTGAACTTGGGTATCCATTAACCTCTTGATCATGTTTGTCTCGCGACCAGttgattgaaaagttgccaGAATGTTTGTCAGTAAAAGGAACAG from Pocillopora verrucosa isolate sample1 chromosome 2, ASM3666991v2, whole genome shotgun sequence includes the following:
- the LOC131768910 gene encoding uncharacterized protein; translation: MATFHVQNLNALLVKFEEHINYYASIRKTSAPDVSRNVQKILSWEEGERINAQQQPEGNKITKVENVIEKCVDFLESLSSGNPAQAMKQCLSIASSVTVLVGGPYGAAAVAICSILTSIFSANSPKEPDLVTVFTDIVHAELLKFNGELKRQTFEGLKSRVKIMNAYLKELLGPSNLTELPDKALYETDFPQFIGEVAYNFLKGRDMDSKEEEVNNYLTSMVIYCNAQTALFLLLTNILATFQSTGRETNMIKRLMDTQVQDAQEKLGFLSEEEYLRRSALFAIGAHTGKSITEDDLRKVVNICHFGKCRHLPGYNIIEGFREGLGMPKIPETLVELFQGGSVRGPKGIIHRYPQPQTKGDHHYFQLINHSHVPVRVECGMAGNDVNRLRFCQIVPPYSSYERVATESMWWTFSTGGVFTMYLSGEITSSETRNLKVFEFALSNPVVGLCGSAILEKDPQLSVHTGEDCWKQMGCYPSPPIYFEHCGKYYVVHGGHTWSFLRGGVLDFPGKNGCRTWRFVIQEYDPLEDLEAGP